One window of the Perca flavescens isolate YP-PL-M2 chromosome 16, PFLA_1.0, whole genome shotgun sequence genome contains the following:
- the rapgef1b gene encoding rap guanine nucleotide exchange factor 1b isoform X8: MSGKIESKQDSQRSHLSSFTMKLMDKFHSPKIKRTPSSKKGKQLQPEPAAKSTEKPANKKVSRLEEHEKEVVSALRYFKTIVDKMVVEKKVLEMLPGSASKVLEAILPLVQVEARIQHSSALSSCHNRVYQSLANLIRWADQVMLDGIDLEDKENVASVTSVIKAVLDGVKELVKLTIEKQEQPSPTTPNKPAPATTAESSVSSEMPLIDREPEVSKKKTAPAATPAEAASDIPEEDVAPPKPPLPEAKMAELRAQLSADAGQRRPSQKENPPPALPPKKRQSAPSPTRVAVVAPMSRGSSLPCSVHRQQQDFEQEFLQRRFSGGSQSYGGDSPRLSPCSSMGKLSKSDEQLSSMEQDSGQCSRNTSCETLDNTENYDPDYDFLHQDLSAGENLPPIPVGGCLSPLPESHSESSSPVPGQHPSHPRFSAPPAQQQPEYWTTQPNQTNPVQSYRVSAPPALPQKKRRGTQPFPDVGSRVLYERYPSQYDNLSEEELHPTPPFPLFTPISPMPQTNGGVFVTQYIASENADVPTSPPPLPEKKSRNILQYMQFVEDYSEPQPSMFYQMPQSESIYEQRNKRFQEVYGFNDSFSSTDSVHEPVLPPALPPKQRQLSESANDEGGEGEYVNLYSSSQANGELPLSLRESITADHVLQDPTPQMPKTNSKEALDKERRQKSTESAGSDEEDVDELSLIDHKEIMSRITLKQENDDGPDVRAGSGDILLVHATETDRKDLVLYCEAFLTTYRTFITPEDLIKKLHYRYTRFCHSPDTFKKRVSKNTFFVLVRVVDELCLVELTEDILKQLMDLVFTLVCNGELSLARVLRKNILDKVEQRKLLRYTNSLKPLAARGVSARPGTLHDFRSHEIADQLTLLDAELFYKIEIPEVLLWAKEQNEEKSPNLTQFTEHFNNMSYWVRSLIIQQEKAQDREKLLLKFIKIMKHLRKLNNFNSYLAILSALDSAPIRRLEWQKQTSEGLEEYCTLIDSSSSFRAYRAALAEVEPPCIPYLGLILQDLTFVHLGNPDLIDGKVNFSKRWQQFNILDSMRRFQQVHYELKRNEDIVCFFNDFSDHLAEEALWELSLKIKPRNITRRKTEREEKT, encoded by the exons ACTCGCAACGGTCCCATCTGTCCTCTTTCACCATGAAACTGATGGACAAGTTCCACTCTCCCAAGATCAAGAGGACTCCGTCCTCCAAGAAGGGCAAGCAACTGCAGCCCGAGCCAGCAGCCAAGAGCACCGAGAAACCTGCGAACAAG aagGTTAGTCGACTGGAAGAGCACGAGAAGGAGGTGGTCAGTGCCTTGCGCTACTTCAAGACAATCGTGGACAAAATGGTCGTGGAGAAGAAGGTGCTGGAGATGCTTCCAGGTTCGGCCAGCAAGGTGCTTGAAGCCATCCTGCCTCTGGTTCAGGTAGAGGCCCGGATACAGCACAG TTCGGCGCTATCTTCCTGCCATAACCGTGTGTATCAGAGCCTGGCCAACCTTATCCGTTGGGCAGACCAGGTGATGCTTGATGGTATCGACTTGGAGGACAAGGAGAACGTGGCGTCTGTCACCAGCGTCATCAAAGCCGTGCTGGATGGAGTAAAG GAATTGGTGAAGCTGACCATAGAGAAACAGGAGCAGCCGTCGCCCACCACCCCGAACAAACCAGCACCTGCTACCACAGCAGAGAG CAGCGTGTCATCGGAGATGCCCTTGATAGATCGGGAGCCGGAGGTGTCGAAAAAAAAGACTGCTCCGGCAGCTACTCCCGCAGAGGCTGCCTCAGACATACCAGAAGAGGACGTGGCCCCTCCCAAACCCCCCCTTCCTGAAGCCAAAATGGCAGAGCTCAG AGCACAGTTGAGTGCTGACGCTGGCCAAAGGAGACCCTCTCAGAAGGAGAA CCCTCCACCAGCTCTTCCCCCTAAGAAGCGCCAGTCGGCCCCTTCGCCTACACGGGTTGCAGTGGTTGCCCCGATGAGCCGCGGCTCCAGCCTACCCTGCAGCGTCCACAGACAG cAGCAGGACTTTGAGCAGGAGTTCCTTCAGAGACGTTTCTCTGGGGGGAGCCAGTCCTATGGGGGCGACTCTCCACGCCTGTCTCCATGCAGCAGCATGGGGAAACTTAGCAAGTCCGATGAACAGCTCTCCTCCATGGAGCAGGACAGTGGTCAGTGTTCTCGTAACACCTCCTGTGAGACGCTTG ACAACACAGAGAATTACGACCCGGATTATGACTTCCTCCACCAGGATTTGTCAGCTGGGGAGAACCTGCCCCCAATACCGGTAGGAGGGTGCCTGAGCCCCCTGCCTGAGTCTCACAGCGAGTCCTCTTCCCCGGTCCCCGGACAGCATCCATCACATCCCCGCTTTAGTGCTCCTCCAGCACAGCAGCAGCCAGAATACTGGACCACGCAGCCTAATCAGACCAATCCCGTACAGTCCTACCGCGTCAGCGCGCCCCCTGCCCTTCCCCAGAAGAAGCGACGCGGCACCCAGCCTTTCCCTGACGTAGGGTCCAGGGTGCTGTATGAGCGCTACCCCTCCCAATACGACAACTTGTCAGAAGAGGAGCTCCACCCTACACCGCCATTCCCCCTTTTCACACCCATCTCACCCATGCCCCAGACAAATGGCGGCGTGTTCGTCACTCAGTACATAGCCAGCGAGAATGCAGATGTCCCCACTAGCCCACCGCCGCTGccagaaaagaaaagcagaaaca TCCTCCAGTACATGCAGTTTGTGGAAGACTACTCGGAGCCACAGCCCTCCATGTTCTACCAGATGCCACAGAGCGAGAGCATCTACGAGCAGCGCAACAAGCGCTTCCAGGAGGTCTACGGCTTCAACGACTCCTTCAGCAGCACCGACTCAGTCCACGAGCCGGTGCTGCCTCCAGCATTGCCCCCGAAACAAAGGCAGCTG AGCGAGAGCGCAAATGATGAGGGCGGGGAGGGGGAGTACGTCAACTTGTACTCATCCAGCCAGGCCAATGGGGAGCTGCCTCTCTCCCTCAGA GAATCCATCACAGCTGACCATGTACTTCAAGACCCCACCCCTCAGATGCCTAAGACCAACAGCAAAGAGGCTTTGGACAAGGAAAG gaggCAGAAGTCAACAGAGTCGGCTGGCAGCGATGAGGAAGACGTGGACGAGCTCTCCCTCATCGACCACAAGGAGATTATGAGCAGGATAAcactaaaacaggaa AATGATGATGGCCCTGACGTTCGTGCTGGATCAGGAGATATTCTATTAGTTCACGCTACAGAAACCGATCGCAAAG ATCTTGTTTTGTACTGTGAAGCCTTTCTAACTACGTATAGGACTTTTATAACCCCCGAGGACCTCATTAAGAAGCTACACTACAG ATACACTAGGTTCTGCCACAGCCCGGACACCTTCAAGAAGCGAGTCAGCAAGAACACATTCTTTGTGCTGGTTCGTGTAGTGGATGAACTGTG CTTGGTGGAGCTGACAGAGGACATCTTGAAACAGCTGATGGACCTGGTGTTCACGCTGGTGTGCAATGGCGAGCTCAGCCTCGCCCGTGTGCTCCGCAAGAACATCCTGGATAAGGTGGAGCAAAGGAAGCTGCTGCGCTACACTAACTCCCTCAAGCCACTCGCTGCCCGAGGGGTCTCTGCAAG GCCTGGAACTCTCCATGACTTCCGCAGTCATGAGATCGCCGATCAGCTCACTCTTCTTGATGCTGAGCTCTTCTATAAAATTGAG ATTCCCGAGGTGCTGCTCTGGGCCAAGGAGCAGAATGAGGAGAAGAGTCCGAACCTGACTCAGTTCACAGAGCACTTTAACAACATGAGCTATTG GGTCCGCTCTTTGATAATTCAGCAGGAGAAAGCCCAAGACAGAGAGAAGCTGCTTCTCAAGTTCATCAAGATAATGAAG CACTTAAGAAAGTTGAATAATTTCAACTCCTACCTGGCAATACTGTCTGCCCTGGACTCTGCCCCCATCAGGAGATTGGAGTGGCAGAAACAGACCTCAGAG GGATTGGAGGAATATTGCACGTTGATTGACAGCTCCTCGTCCTTCCGAGCATACAGAGCTGCTCTGGCTGAGGTGGAGCCTCCATGCATCCCATACCT GGGTCTCATTCTGCAGGACCTGACCTTCGTGCACCTGGGTAACCCTGACCTCATTGACGGGAAGGTCAATTTCTCCAAACGCTGGCAGCAGTTCAACATTCTAGACAGCATGCGGCGCTTTCAGCAAGT GCATTACGAGCTAAAGCGCAACGAAGACATTGTCTGTTTCTTCAACGACTTCAGCGACCACCTGGCAGAGGAGGCCTTGTGGGAGCTGTCGCTGAAGATCAAGCCCAGGAACATCACCAGGCGCAAGACGGAACGCGAGGAGAAGACATAG
- the rapgef1b gene encoding rap guanine nucleotide exchange factor 1b isoform X10 has product MSGKIESKQDSQRSHLSSFTMKLMDKFHSPKIKRTPSSKKGKQLQPEPAAKSTEKPANKKVSRLEEHEKEVVSALRYFKTIVDKMVVEKKVLEMLPGSASKVLEAILPLVQVEARIQHSSALSSCHNRVYQSLANLIRWADQVMLDGIDLEDKENVASVTSVIKAVLDGVKELVKLTIEKQEQPSPTTPNKPAPATTAESVSSEMPLIDREPEVSKKKTAPAATPAEAASDIPEEDVAPPKPPLPEAKMAELSPPPALPPKKRQSAPSPTRVAVVAPMSRGSSLPCSVHRQQDFEQEFLQRRFSGGSQSYGGDSPRLSPCSSMGKLSKSDEQLSSMEQDSGQCSRNTSCETLDNTENYDPDYDFLHQDLSAGENLPPIPVGGCLSPLPESHSESSSPVPGQHPSHPRFSAPPAQQQPEYWTTQPNQTNPVQSYRVSAPPALPQKKRRGTQPFPDVGSRVLYERYPSQYDNLSEEELHPTPPFPLFTPISPMPQTNGGVFVTQYIASENADVPTSPPPLPEKKSRNILQYMQFVEDYSEPQPSMFYQMPQSESIYEQRNKRFQEVYGFNDSFSSTDSVHEPVLPPALPPKQRQLSESANDEGGEGEYVNLYSSSQANGELPLSLRESITADHVLQDPTPQMPKTNSKEALDKERRQKSTESAGSDEEDVDELSLIDHKEIMSRITLKQENDDGPDVRAGSGDILLVHATETDRKDLVLYCEAFLTTYRTFITPEDLIKKLHYRYTRFCHSPDTFKKRVSKNTFFVLVRVVDELCLVELTEDILKQLMDLVFTLVCNGELSLARVLRKNILDKVEQRKLLRYTNSLKPLAARGVSARPGTLHDFRSHEIADQLTLLDAELFYKIEIPEVLLWAKEQNEEKSPNLTQFTEHFNNMSYWVRSLIIQQEKAQDREKLLLKFIKIMKHLRKLNNFNSYLAILSALDSAPIRRLEWQKQTSEGLEEYCTLIDSSSSFRAYRAALAEVEPPCIPYLGLILQDLTFVHLGNPDLIDGKVNFSKRWQQFNILDSMRRFQQVHYELKRNEDIVCFFNDFSDHLAEEALWELSLKIKPRNITRRKTEREEKT; this is encoded by the exons ACTCGCAACGGTCCCATCTGTCCTCTTTCACCATGAAACTGATGGACAAGTTCCACTCTCCCAAGATCAAGAGGACTCCGTCCTCCAAGAAGGGCAAGCAACTGCAGCCCGAGCCAGCAGCCAAGAGCACCGAGAAACCTGCGAACAAG aagGTTAGTCGACTGGAAGAGCACGAGAAGGAGGTGGTCAGTGCCTTGCGCTACTTCAAGACAATCGTGGACAAAATGGTCGTGGAGAAGAAGGTGCTGGAGATGCTTCCAGGTTCGGCCAGCAAGGTGCTTGAAGCCATCCTGCCTCTGGTTCAGGTAGAGGCCCGGATACAGCACAG TTCGGCGCTATCTTCCTGCCATAACCGTGTGTATCAGAGCCTGGCCAACCTTATCCGTTGGGCAGACCAGGTGATGCTTGATGGTATCGACTTGGAGGACAAGGAGAACGTGGCGTCTGTCACCAGCGTCATCAAAGCCGTGCTGGATGGAGTAAAG GAATTGGTGAAGCTGACCATAGAGAAACAGGAGCAGCCGTCGCCCACCACCCCGAACAAACCAGCACCTGCTACCACAGCAGAGAG CGTGTCATCGGAGATGCCCTTGATAGATCGGGAGCCGGAGGTGTCGAAAAAAAAGACTGCTCCGGCAGCTACTCCCGCAGAGGCTGCCTCAGACATACCAGAAGAGGACGTGGCCCCTCCCAAACCCCCCCTTCCTGAAGCCAAAATGGCAGAGCTCAG CCCTCCACCAGCTCTTCCCCCTAAGAAGCGCCAGTCGGCCCCTTCGCCTACACGGGTTGCAGTGGTTGCCCCGATGAGCCGCGGCTCCAGCCTACCCTGCAGCGTCCACAGACAG CAGGACTTTGAGCAGGAGTTCCTTCAGAGACGTTTCTCTGGGGGGAGCCAGTCCTATGGGGGCGACTCTCCACGCCTGTCTCCATGCAGCAGCATGGGGAAACTTAGCAAGTCCGATGAACAGCTCTCCTCCATGGAGCAGGACAGTGGTCAGTGTTCTCGTAACACCTCCTGTGAGACGCTTG ACAACACAGAGAATTACGACCCGGATTATGACTTCCTCCACCAGGATTTGTCAGCTGGGGAGAACCTGCCCCCAATACCGGTAGGAGGGTGCCTGAGCCCCCTGCCTGAGTCTCACAGCGAGTCCTCTTCCCCGGTCCCCGGACAGCATCCATCACATCCCCGCTTTAGTGCTCCTCCAGCACAGCAGCAGCCAGAATACTGGACCACGCAGCCTAATCAGACCAATCCCGTACAGTCCTACCGCGTCAGCGCGCCCCCTGCCCTTCCCCAGAAGAAGCGACGCGGCACCCAGCCTTTCCCTGACGTAGGGTCCAGGGTGCTGTATGAGCGCTACCCCTCCCAATACGACAACTTGTCAGAAGAGGAGCTCCACCCTACACCGCCATTCCCCCTTTTCACACCCATCTCACCCATGCCCCAGACAAATGGCGGCGTGTTCGTCACTCAGTACATAGCCAGCGAGAATGCAGATGTCCCCACTAGCCCACCGCCGCTGccagaaaagaaaagcagaaaca TCCTCCAGTACATGCAGTTTGTGGAAGACTACTCGGAGCCACAGCCCTCCATGTTCTACCAGATGCCACAGAGCGAGAGCATCTACGAGCAGCGCAACAAGCGCTTCCAGGAGGTCTACGGCTTCAACGACTCCTTCAGCAGCACCGACTCAGTCCACGAGCCGGTGCTGCCTCCAGCATTGCCCCCGAAACAAAGGCAGCTG AGCGAGAGCGCAAATGATGAGGGCGGGGAGGGGGAGTACGTCAACTTGTACTCATCCAGCCAGGCCAATGGGGAGCTGCCTCTCTCCCTCAGA GAATCCATCACAGCTGACCATGTACTTCAAGACCCCACCCCTCAGATGCCTAAGACCAACAGCAAAGAGGCTTTGGACAAGGAAAG gaggCAGAAGTCAACAGAGTCGGCTGGCAGCGATGAGGAAGACGTGGACGAGCTCTCCCTCATCGACCACAAGGAGATTATGAGCAGGATAAcactaaaacaggaa AATGATGATGGCCCTGACGTTCGTGCTGGATCAGGAGATATTCTATTAGTTCACGCTACAGAAACCGATCGCAAAG ATCTTGTTTTGTACTGTGAAGCCTTTCTAACTACGTATAGGACTTTTATAACCCCCGAGGACCTCATTAAGAAGCTACACTACAG ATACACTAGGTTCTGCCACAGCCCGGACACCTTCAAGAAGCGAGTCAGCAAGAACACATTCTTTGTGCTGGTTCGTGTAGTGGATGAACTGTG CTTGGTGGAGCTGACAGAGGACATCTTGAAACAGCTGATGGACCTGGTGTTCACGCTGGTGTGCAATGGCGAGCTCAGCCTCGCCCGTGTGCTCCGCAAGAACATCCTGGATAAGGTGGAGCAAAGGAAGCTGCTGCGCTACACTAACTCCCTCAAGCCACTCGCTGCCCGAGGGGTCTCTGCAAG GCCTGGAACTCTCCATGACTTCCGCAGTCATGAGATCGCCGATCAGCTCACTCTTCTTGATGCTGAGCTCTTCTATAAAATTGAG ATTCCCGAGGTGCTGCTCTGGGCCAAGGAGCAGAATGAGGAGAAGAGTCCGAACCTGACTCAGTTCACAGAGCACTTTAACAACATGAGCTATTG GGTCCGCTCTTTGATAATTCAGCAGGAGAAAGCCCAAGACAGAGAGAAGCTGCTTCTCAAGTTCATCAAGATAATGAAG CACTTAAGAAAGTTGAATAATTTCAACTCCTACCTGGCAATACTGTCTGCCCTGGACTCTGCCCCCATCAGGAGATTGGAGTGGCAGAAACAGACCTCAGAG GGATTGGAGGAATATTGCACGTTGATTGACAGCTCCTCGTCCTTCCGAGCATACAGAGCTGCTCTGGCTGAGGTGGAGCCTCCATGCATCCCATACCT GGGTCTCATTCTGCAGGACCTGACCTTCGTGCACCTGGGTAACCCTGACCTCATTGACGGGAAGGTCAATTTCTCCAAACGCTGGCAGCAGTTCAACATTCTAGACAGCATGCGGCGCTTTCAGCAAGT GCATTACGAGCTAAAGCGCAACGAAGACATTGTCTGTTTCTTCAACGACTTCAGCGACCACCTGGCAGAGGAGGCCTTGTGGGAGCTGTCGCTGAAGATCAAGCCCAGGAACATCACCAGGCGCAAGACGGAACGCGAGGAGAAGACATAG
- the rapgef1b gene encoding rap guanine nucleotide exchange factor 1b isoform X9 codes for MSGKIESKQDSQRSHLSSFTMKLMDKFHSPKIKRTPSSKKGKQLQPEPAAKSTEKPANKKVSRLEEHEKEVVSALRYFKTIVDKMVVEKKVLEMLPGSASKVLEAILPLVQVEARIQHSSALSSCHNRVYQSLANLIRWADQVMLDGIDLEDKENVASVTSVIKAVLDGVKELVKLTIEKQEQPSPTTPNKPAPATTAESSVSSEMPLIDREPEVSKKKTAPAATPAEAASDIPEEDVAPPKPPLPEAKMAELRAQLSADAGQRRPSQKENPPPALPPKKRQSAPSPTRVAVVAPMSRGSSLPCSVHRQQQDFEQEFLQRRFSGGSQSYGGDSPRLSPCSSMGKLSKSDEQLSSMEQDSGQCSRNTSCETLDNTENYDPDYDFLHQDLSAGENLPPIPVGGCLSPLPESHSESSSPVPGQHPSHPRFSAPPAQQQPEYWTTQPNQTNPVQSYRVSAPPALPQKKRRGTQPFPDVGSRVLYERYPSQYDNLSEEELHPTPPFPLFTPISPMPQTNGGVFVTQYIASENADVPTSPPPLPEKKSRNILQYMQFVEDYSEPQPSMFYQMPQSESIYEQRNKRFQEVYGFNDSFSSTDSVHEPVLPPALPPKQRQLESITADHVLQDPTPQMPKTNSKEALDKERRQKSTESAGSDEEDVDELSLIDHKEIMSRITLKQENDDGPDVRAGSGDILLVHATETDRKDLVLYCEAFLTTYRTFITPEDLIKKLHYRYTRFCHSPDTFKKRVSKNTFFVLVRVVDELCLVELTEDILKQLMDLVFTLVCNGELSLARVLRKNILDKVEQRKLLRYTNSLKPLAARGVSARPGTLHDFRSHEIADQLTLLDAELFYKIEIPEVLLWAKEQNEEKSPNLTQFTEHFNNMSYWVRSLIIQQEKAQDREKLLLKFIKIMKHLRKLNNFNSYLAILSALDSAPIRRLEWQKQTSEGLEEYCTLIDSSSSFRAYRAALAEVEPPCIPYLGLILQDLTFVHLGNPDLIDGKVNFSKRWQQFNILDSMRRFQQVHYELKRNEDIVCFFNDFSDHLAEEALWELSLKIKPRNITRRKTEREEKT; via the exons ACTCGCAACGGTCCCATCTGTCCTCTTTCACCATGAAACTGATGGACAAGTTCCACTCTCCCAAGATCAAGAGGACTCCGTCCTCCAAGAAGGGCAAGCAACTGCAGCCCGAGCCAGCAGCCAAGAGCACCGAGAAACCTGCGAACAAG aagGTTAGTCGACTGGAAGAGCACGAGAAGGAGGTGGTCAGTGCCTTGCGCTACTTCAAGACAATCGTGGACAAAATGGTCGTGGAGAAGAAGGTGCTGGAGATGCTTCCAGGTTCGGCCAGCAAGGTGCTTGAAGCCATCCTGCCTCTGGTTCAGGTAGAGGCCCGGATACAGCACAG TTCGGCGCTATCTTCCTGCCATAACCGTGTGTATCAGAGCCTGGCCAACCTTATCCGTTGGGCAGACCAGGTGATGCTTGATGGTATCGACTTGGAGGACAAGGAGAACGTGGCGTCTGTCACCAGCGTCATCAAAGCCGTGCTGGATGGAGTAAAG GAATTGGTGAAGCTGACCATAGAGAAACAGGAGCAGCCGTCGCCCACCACCCCGAACAAACCAGCACCTGCTACCACAGCAGAGAG CAGCGTGTCATCGGAGATGCCCTTGATAGATCGGGAGCCGGAGGTGTCGAAAAAAAAGACTGCTCCGGCAGCTACTCCCGCAGAGGCTGCCTCAGACATACCAGAAGAGGACGTGGCCCCTCCCAAACCCCCCCTTCCTGAAGCCAAAATGGCAGAGCTCAG AGCACAGTTGAGTGCTGACGCTGGCCAAAGGAGACCCTCTCAGAAGGAGAA CCCTCCACCAGCTCTTCCCCCTAAGAAGCGCCAGTCGGCCCCTTCGCCTACACGGGTTGCAGTGGTTGCCCCGATGAGCCGCGGCTCCAGCCTACCCTGCAGCGTCCACAGACAG cAGCAGGACTTTGAGCAGGAGTTCCTTCAGAGACGTTTCTCTGGGGGGAGCCAGTCCTATGGGGGCGACTCTCCACGCCTGTCTCCATGCAGCAGCATGGGGAAACTTAGCAAGTCCGATGAACAGCTCTCCTCCATGGAGCAGGACAGTGGTCAGTGTTCTCGTAACACCTCCTGTGAGACGCTTG ACAACACAGAGAATTACGACCCGGATTATGACTTCCTCCACCAGGATTTGTCAGCTGGGGAGAACCTGCCCCCAATACCGGTAGGAGGGTGCCTGAGCCCCCTGCCTGAGTCTCACAGCGAGTCCTCTTCCCCGGTCCCCGGACAGCATCCATCACATCCCCGCTTTAGTGCTCCTCCAGCACAGCAGCAGCCAGAATACTGGACCACGCAGCCTAATCAGACCAATCCCGTACAGTCCTACCGCGTCAGCGCGCCCCCTGCCCTTCCCCAGAAGAAGCGACGCGGCACCCAGCCTTTCCCTGACGTAGGGTCCAGGGTGCTGTATGAGCGCTACCCCTCCCAATACGACAACTTGTCAGAAGAGGAGCTCCACCCTACACCGCCATTCCCCCTTTTCACACCCATCTCACCCATGCCCCAGACAAATGGCGGCGTGTTCGTCACTCAGTACATAGCCAGCGAGAATGCAGATGTCCCCACTAGCCCACCGCCGCTGccagaaaagaaaagcagaaaca TCCTCCAGTACATGCAGTTTGTGGAAGACTACTCGGAGCCACAGCCCTCCATGTTCTACCAGATGCCACAGAGCGAGAGCATCTACGAGCAGCGCAACAAGCGCTTCCAGGAGGTCTACGGCTTCAACGACTCCTTCAGCAGCACCGACTCAGTCCACGAGCCGGTGCTGCCTCCAGCATTGCCCCCGAAACAAAGGCAGCTG GAATCCATCACAGCTGACCATGTACTTCAAGACCCCACCCCTCAGATGCCTAAGACCAACAGCAAAGAGGCTTTGGACAAGGAAAG gaggCAGAAGTCAACAGAGTCGGCTGGCAGCGATGAGGAAGACGTGGACGAGCTCTCCCTCATCGACCACAAGGAGATTATGAGCAGGATAAcactaaaacaggaa AATGATGATGGCCCTGACGTTCGTGCTGGATCAGGAGATATTCTATTAGTTCACGCTACAGAAACCGATCGCAAAG ATCTTGTTTTGTACTGTGAAGCCTTTCTAACTACGTATAGGACTTTTATAACCCCCGAGGACCTCATTAAGAAGCTACACTACAG ATACACTAGGTTCTGCCACAGCCCGGACACCTTCAAGAAGCGAGTCAGCAAGAACACATTCTTTGTGCTGGTTCGTGTAGTGGATGAACTGTG CTTGGTGGAGCTGACAGAGGACATCTTGAAACAGCTGATGGACCTGGTGTTCACGCTGGTGTGCAATGGCGAGCTCAGCCTCGCCCGTGTGCTCCGCAAGAACATCCTGGATAAGGTGGAGCAAAGGAAGCTGCTGCGCTACACTAACTCCCTCAAGCCACTCGCTGCCCGAGGGGTCTCTGCAAG GCCTGGAACTCTCCATGACTTCCGCAGTCATGAGATCGCCGATCAGCTCACTCTTCTTGATGCTGAGCTCTTCTATAAAATTGAG ATTCCCGAGGTGCTGCTCTGGGCCAAGGAGCAGAATGAGGAGAAGAGTCCGAACCTGACTCAGTTCACAGAGCACTTTAACAACATGAGCTATTG GGTCCGCTCTTTGATAATTCAGCAGGAGAAAGCCCAAGACAGAGAGAAGCTGCTTCTCAAGTTCATCAAGATAATGAAG CACTTAAGAAAGTTGAATAATTTCAACTCCTACCTGGCAATACTGTCTGCCCTGGACTCTGCCCCCATCAGGAGATTGGAGTGGCAGAAACAGACCTCAGAG GGATTGGAGGAATATTGCACGTTGATTGACAGCTCCTCGTCCTTCCGAGCATACAGAGCTGCTCTGGCTGAGGTGGAGCCTCCATGCATCCCATACCT GGGTCTCATTCTGCAGGACCTGACCTTCGTGCACCTGGGTAACCCTGACCTCATTGACGGGAAGGTCAATTTCTCCAAACGCTGGCAGCAGTTCAACATTCTAGACAGCATGCGGCGCTTTCAGCAAGT GCATTACGAGCTAAAGCGCAACGAAGACATTGTCTGTTTCTTCAACGACTTCAGCGACCACCTGGCAGAGGAGGCCTTGTGGGAGCTGTCGCTGAAGATCAAGCCCAGGAACATCACCAGGCGCAAGACGGAACGCGAGGAGAAGACATAG